A single Bacillus sp. OxB-1 DNA region contains:
- the liaF gene encoding cell wall-active antibiotics response protein LiaF — protein sequence MNSIDTSKITFWGFLFLLFVFVEAAFFHNGNIMFVLLGAGLLYYGMRKRSKWTVILGLFFIAMALFTLWSLRLLIFVGLVYVLRKLWMGVPSEEIIRPLKEFHRETPNGIWKNKLFSVQSSPFSTYEWEDIHIQGVFGDIHVDVTDTVLPKRTSFISVRQGIGKIKIDLPYEIPVRIHYTTLFGDARIFDLYKKRLINESLRMQDSYEGKRDDDAELIITLSTWIGDIEVNRK from the coding sequence ATGAATTCCATCGACACAAGTAAAATCACATTTTGGGGATTTCTCTTCCTCCTATTCGTCTTTGTCGAAGCGGCATTTTTCCACAATGGAAATATCATGTTCGTCCTTCTTGGAGCCGGACTTCTCTATTACGGGATGCGCAAACGTTCCAAATGGACGGTTATCCTTGGTCTGTTTTTCATCGCCATGGCACTCTTCACCCTCTGGAGCTTACGCTTGCTCATATTCGTCGGCCTCGTTTATGTGCTGCGGAAGCTATGGATGGGCGTGCCTTCCGAAGAAATCATCCGCCCCCTAAAGGAATTTCACAGGGAAACACCGAATGGCATCTGGAAGAATAAATTATTTTCCGTCCAATCGTCCCCGTTCTCCACGTATGAATGGGAAGATATCCATATCCAAGGTGTTTTCGGGGATATCCACGTCGATGTGACGGATACAGTACTGCCAAAAAGGACCTCCTTCATTTCAGTCCGACAAGGCATCGGGAAAATCAAGATCGATCTCCCTTATGAAATCCCGGTCCGCATCCACTACACGACCCTGTTCGGGGATGCGCGGATTTTTGATTTATATAAGAAGCGTTTAATCAATGAAAGTCTTCGCATGCAAGATAGTTATGAAGGGAAACGGGATGACGACGCGGAACTGATCATCACGTTGTCGACCTGGATCGGGGATATCGAGGTGAATCGAAAATGA
- a CDS encoding glutaredoxin family protein — protein sequence MANVATVYTTSTCPYCTMMTNYLREQNIPFKEVNVQVDQEAGQRLVETTGQMGVPQTELNGKWILGFDPAGIQQALKG from the coding sequence ATGGCAAATGTTGCGACGGTATACACGACCTCTACATGTCCGTACTGCACGATGATGACCAATTATTTACGGGAACAGAACATCCCTTTTAAAGAAGTGAACGTGCAGGTGGACCAAGAGGCGGGACAGCGACTCGTTGAAACGACGGGGCAAATGGGCGTACCGCAAACCGAACTGAACGGCAAGTGGATCCTTGGTTTCGATCCGGCGGGCATCCAGCAAGCGTTGAAAGGATGA
- a CDS encoding DedA family protein: MENWITEFMSQFGYFGVLALILLENIFPPIPSEIILTFGGFMTTYSGMTKTGVILAATIGSVVGAMVLYCIGLLLDVARLEKLVDRWGHLLRLTRKDIHRADAWFDRYGPWTVLFCRLIPLVRSLISIPAGMSNMNVLLFIFLTTIGSLIWNTALVSIGAAVGENWHSIVEYMDIYSNIVYVIIGISGLAVCLWYIRFRRKRA, from the coding sequence GTGGAAAATTGGATTACGGAATTTATGAGCCAATTCGGTTATTTTGGCGTACTTGCATTAATATTGCTGGAAAATATTTTTCCACCGATTCCATCCGAAATCATTTTGACTTTTGGCGGGTTCATGACGACATATTCCGGGATGACGAAGACCGGGGTCATTCTGGCCGCAACAATTGGCTCTGTGGTAGGGGCAATGGTGCTTTATTGCATCGGGTTGCTTCTGGACGTGGCGCGGTTGGAAAAGTTGGTGGATCGTTGGGGGCACTTGCTGCGCTTGACGAGGAAGGACATTCATCGGGCGGATGCGTGGTTCGATCGGTATGGACCGTGGACAGTTTTGTTTTGCCGGCTGATTCCGCTCGTTCGAAGCCTGATTTCCATTCCGGCGGGCATGTCGAATATGAACGTTTTGTTATTCATTTTTCTGACGACAATCGGAAGTCTCATTTGGAACACCGCGCTCGTTTCGATCGGGGCGGCGGTAGGAGAGAATTGGCATTCCATCGTTGAGTATATGGACATTTATTCAAACATTGTGTACGTTATTATAGGAATTAGCGGTTTGGCGGTTTGCCTCTGGTATATCCGATTCCGCAGAAAGCGAGCATAA
- a CDS encoding undecaprenyl-diphosphate phosphatase, protein MEIIELIKALILGFVEGMTEFAPVSSTGHLIIVDDMWLKTTEFLGDRSAFTFKIVIQLGSILAVIVVFWKRLFSLVGLYKIDGQKMNSRFNLAHVVVGMLPAVIVGFALKDYIDEQLSGVETVIFALVAGSFLMLAADKFGPKKPKVNTLDQITYKQAFTVGLVQCLSLWPGFSRSGATISGGVLFGMNHKTAADFTFIMAVPIMAGASLVSVMKNWEELSMDDLSFYIVGFVSAFIFALISIRFFLKLISRVKLVPFAIYRLVLAAVLAVIVFM, encoded by the coding sequence ATGGAAATTATTGAATTAATCAAAGCGCTGATTTTAGGATTTGTAGAAGGGATGACGGAGTTTGCTCCGGTTTCTTCGACAGGGCACTTGATCATCGTAGACGATATGTGGTTGAAGACGACAGAATTTCTTGGAGATCGTTCAGCATTCACTTTTAAGATCGTCATTCAATTAGGTTCTATTTTAGCCGTCATCGTCGTCTTTTGGAAACGGTTATTCAGCTTGGTCGGCCTGTACAAAATTGATGGGCAGAAGATGAATTCCCGATTCAATCTGGCTCATGTCGTCGTGGGCATGCTGCCAGCGGTAATTGTCGGGTTTGCCTTGAAGGATTATATTGATGAACAGTTATCGGGCGTGGAAACGGTCATTTTCGCGTTGGTTGCCGGATCCTTCCTCATGCTGGCCGCCGATAAATTCGGTCCGAAGAAGCCGAAAGTGAACACGCTGGATCAGATTACATATAAGCAGGCTTTCACGGTCGGGCTTGTGCAATGTCTATCCCTATGGCCTGGGTTCTCCCGCTCCGGAGCGACGATTTCGGGCGGTGTATTATTTGGAATGAACCACAAAACCGCAGCTGATTTCACGTTCATCATGGCTGTGCCGATCATGGCGGGCGCGAGTCTCGTTTCCGTCATGAAGAACTGGGAAGAGCTTTCGATGGATGACTTGTCTTTCTATATTGTCGGGTTCGTCAGTGCGTTCATTTTCGCATTGATTTCCATTCGATTCTTCCTGAAATTGATCTCCCGCGTCAAACTCGTACCGTTTGCGATCTATCGGCTTGTTTTGGCTGCGGTGTTGGCCGTTATCGTGTTTATGTAA
- a CDS encoding 3-hydroxyacyl-CoA dehydrogenase, giving the protein MEMKEITAIVTGGASGLGEATIKRIVAAGGRAAIFDMNEERGQALAEELGNDRVIFLKTDVADAGKVEANVANVKEVFGKINAVVNCAGIATPGKVLSKRGPLDLSQFEQVIRVNLTGTFNVIRLAAEAMQDNEPNAEGERGIIVNTASVAAYEGQIGQAAYSASKGGVVGLTLPIARELASSGIRVMTIAPGLVETPLFAGLPEAARESLAAMVPFPPRLGRPEEYAQLVESIFTNVMLNGEVIRLDGAIRMQPK; this is encoded by the coding sequence ATGGAAATGAAAGAAATCACAGCGATTGTAACCGGAGGGGCTTCAGGCCTTGGGGAGGCGACAATCAAGAGGATTGTTGCTGCAGGCGGGAGAGCGGCCATTTTCGACATGAATGAAGAGCGGGGCCAGGCGCTTGCCGAGGAGCTCGGGAATGACCGGGTCATCTTCCTGAAAACGGATGTGGCGGATGCCGGAAAAGTGGAAGCGAACGTGGCAAACGTCAAAGAGGTGTTCGGAAAAATCAACGCCGTGGTCAACTGTGCGGGAATCGCGACACCGGGGAAAGTGCTGTCAAAGCGCGGCCCGCTCGACTTGAGTCAATTTGAGCAAGTGATCCGTGTCAATTTGACCGGCACGTTCAATGTGATCCGTCTCGCAGCCGAAGCGATGCAGGATAACGAACCGAATGCAGAGGGGGAGCGCGGCATCATCGTCAACACCGCATCGGTTGCAGCGTACGAAGGGCAGATCGGACAAGCGGCGTATAGCGCTTCGAAAGGAGGCGTCGTCGGATTGACGCTGCCGATTGCACGCGAACTGGCATCGAGCGGCATCCGTGTCATGACCATCGCTCCGGGGTTGGTGGAAACACCGCTTTTCGCAGGCCTTCCGGAGGCGGCCCGTGAATCGCTCGCTGCGATGGTGCCGTTCCCACCAAGGCTCGGACGTCCGGAAGAGTATGCACAACTGGTAGAGAGCATTTTCACCAATGTCATGCTGAACGGAGAAGTGATCCGTTTGGACGGCGCCATCCGGATGCAGCCAAAATAA
- a CDS encoding acyl-CoA dehydrogenase family protein yields the protein MRRYRFETDEHVLFRESLRKFLEKEAVPNYERWENERLVPVAFWKKLGEMGYLCPQVDEKYGGLGLDFSFGVIIGEEMERVGAGLTGVGLHNDIVVPYIESYATEEQKARWLPGCVTGDYITAVAMTEPGTGSDLANIKTTAIRDGDHYIVNGQKTFITNGINGNLVLVAVKTDPGAEPKHRGVSLLVVEEGTPGFTKGRKLDKVGLHSQDTAELFFEDCRVPAANLLGEEGQGFRYLMEKLQQERLVVALAAQTASEDMLEMTLEYVKSREAFGKPVSSFQNTQFKLAEIATKVEIGKAFVESLLEDHLAGKDIVTKVSMGKYWLTETAREISVECMQLHGGYGYMEEYKIARRYRDIPVTSIYAGTNEIMKVIIAKNMGL from the coding sequence ATGAGAAGATATCGTTTCGAGACGGATGAGCATGTACTATTCCGCGAGTCGTTGCGCAAATTCCTTGAAAAAGAAGCGGTTCCGAATTATGAGAGATGGGAGAATGAGCGGCTCGTCCCGGTCGCTTTCTGGAAGAAGCTTGGGGAGATGGGATACCTCTGTCCACAGGTCGATGAAAAATATGGCGGCCTGGGTCTCGATTTCAGCTTCGGCGTCATCATCGGCGAGGAGATGGAACGCGTCGGTGCGGGGCTGACCGGTGTCGGCCTGCATAATGACATCGTCGTGCCCTATATCGAATCGTATGCGACAGAGGAGCAGAAAGCGCGCTGGCTGCCGGGCTGCGTCACTGGGGATTATATTACTGCGGTCGCCATGACGGAACCGGGAACGGGCTCGGATTTGGCGAATATCAAGACGACCGCCATCCGGGACGGAGATCATTATATCGTCAACGGTCAGAAGACATTCATTACGAATGGCATCAACGGCAATCTTGTTCTCGTAGCGGTCAAAACGGATCCCGGGGCGGAGCCGAAGCATCGCGGCGTCAGCTTGCTGGTAGTCGAGGAAGGGACGCCGGGTTTTACGAAAGGACGGAAACTCGATAAGGTCGGCCTCCATTCGCAAGATACGGCGGAATTGTTCTTCGAGGATTGCAGGGTTCCGGCGGCCAATCTGCTGGGGGAAGAAGGGCAAGGCTTCCGCTATTTGATGGAGAAATTGCAACAGGAGCGGCTCGTCGTTGCCTTGGCGGCCCAGACCGCTTCGGAAGACATGCTCGAAATGACGCTAGAATACGTCAAGTCTCGCGAAGCGTTCGGGAAACCGGTCTCTTCATTCCAAAATACGCAGTTCAAGCTGGCGGAAATTGCGACGAAAGTGGAAATCGGAAAAGCGTTCGTCGAATCGCTCCTTGAAGATCATCTTGCAGGCAAGGACATCGTCACGAAAGTCTCCATGGGGAAATATTGGCTGACCGAAACGGCCCGGGAGATTTCCGTTGAATGCATGCAGCTGCACGGAGGCTACGGTTATATGGAAGAATATAAGATTGCAAGGCGGTATCGCGATATTCCGGTCACGTCGATTTACGCCGGGACGAATGAAATCATGAAAGTCATCATCGCGAAGAATATGGGGTTGTGA
- a CDS encoding long-chain fatty acid--CoA ligase yields MMQTPLNLSSFVKRAEQFFPNKLIISRTGENMIHRIPYGEWAKRTRKLASALTALGMKKGTKVGTFAWNHHRHLEAYFGVPCTGAILHMINIRLSPEHIAYVINHAEDEILLVDDNLFPHFEKLAPLLKTVKHYVIMGDSKEVPKTSLPNVHSYEALLEAAEEYEFPEDLDENTPAGMCYTSATTGNPKGVVYTHRGLVLHSFALGLADAMGLGERDIAMSVVPMFHANAWGIPFAGVFFGTTQVLPGPGFNPALLLDLIEQEKVTLTAGVPTIWLAALKELEQNPRDLSSLRAIVCGGSASPKGLIRAFEEKFGIPFIVGYGMTETSPLVSLSILTSKMENLTMDERVEVRALQGLVMPGLEVRVVNENGEVPWDGKTMGELNVKGPWIASEYYKDERTAEAFKDGWLYTGDIAVMTEDGYIKLMDRTKDLIKSGGEWISSVDLENAIMTHEAVFEAAVIAVPHEKWVERPVACVVLKDGKAADEEMKKELLTYLEGQFAKWWVPDDVVFLDEIPKTSVGKFLKAALREQMSGHFQGV; encoded by the coding sequence ATGATGCAAACACCACTCAATTTATCTTCATTCGTCAAAAGGGCGGAACAATTTTTTCCGAATAAACTCATCATTTCACGTACAGGTGAAAACATGATCCATCGGATTCCTTATGGAGAATGGGCGAAGCGGACGAGGAAGCTGGCCTCCGCTTTGACGGCGCTCGGTATGAAAAAGGGGACGAAAGTGGGGACATTCGCTTGGAACCACCATCGTCATTTGGAAGCATACTTCGGTGTGCCATGCACGGGAGCCATCCTGCACATGATCAATATCCGCCTGTCTCCGGAGCATATTGCCTACGTCATCAATCATGCGGAAGATGAAATTTTGCTAGTCGATGATAATCTGTTTCCGCATTTTGAGAAGCTGGCTCCTCTGTTAAAGACGGTCAAACATTACGTCATTATGGGGGATAGCAAGGAAGTTCCGAAGACATCGCTTCCAAATGTCCACTCGTACGAAGCATTGCTGGAGGCGGCGGAGGAATACGAATTCCCGGAAGACCTCGATGAAAATACACCAGCGGGCATGTGTTACACATCCGCGACGACAGGTAATCCGAAAGGGGTCGTCTATACGCATCGCGGACTCGTTCTGCATAGCTTTGCGCTTGGCTTGGCCGATGCGATGGGATTGGGGGAGCGGGATATTGCCATGTCCGTCGTGCCGATGTTCCATGCAAATGCGTGGGGAATCCCGTTCGCGGGCGTCTTCTTCGGAACGACCCAAGTGTTGCCGGGGCCGGGCTTCAATCCGGCATTGCTGCTGGATTTGATTGAACAGGAAAAAGTGACGCTTACAGCCGGAGTGCCGACAATCTGGCTGGCAGCTTTGAAAGAGTTGGAGCAGAATCCGCGTGACTTGTCTTCCTTGCGGGCCATCGTCTGCGGCGGCTCCGCCTCACCGAAAGGGTTGATCCGCGCCTTTGAGGAGAAGTTCGGCATCCCGTTCATCGTAGGCTACGGCATGACGGAGACATCGCCACTAGTCAGTTTGTCCATTCTGACCTCAAAAATGGAAAATCTCACAATGGATGAACGGGTCGAGGTCCGCGCCTTGCAAGGGCTGGTCATGCCGGGGTTGGAAGTCCGGGTAGTCAATGAAAACGGTGAAGTGCCGTGGGACGGGAAGACGATGGGCGAATTGAATGTGAAAGGACCGTGGATTGCAAGCGAGTATTACAAGGATGAACGGACCGCGGAAGCATTCAAAGACGGCTGGCTCTATACTGGCGATATCGCCGTCATGACGGAAGACGGGTATATTAAGTTGATGGATCGGACGAAAGACCTCATCAAGAGCGGCGGGGAGTGGATCTCTTCCGTCGACTTGGAAAATGCCATCATGACACACGAGGCCGTATTCGAAGCAGCCGTCATCGCCGTGCCGCATGAAAAATGGGTGGAGCGCCCAGTCGCTTGCGTCGTATTGAAGGATGGGAAGGCAGCGGATGAGGAGATGAAAAAGGAATTGCTGACGTATTTGGAAGGCCAGTTTGCCAAATGGTGGGTTCCGGATGATGTCGTCTTCTTGGATGAAATTCCAAAGACTTCGGTCGGGAAATTCCTGAAAGCCGCGCTCCGGGAGCAAATGAGCGGCCATTTCCAAGGGGTTTGA
- a CDS encoding PspA/IM30 family protein: protein MNSLWNRFKYSVQADLHTLFDKKENKNPIAMLNQYLREAEKQTESIGKLLERQSKLKTALQKELEEAENMTEKRRSQLELAKAAGEADLVDFAEDEVLAYETRAAELSESISETTYELLSLERKFEEMKHKVKDMKVRQLQLMGKENVTRAHRRMDQFISPGTQESGMGSTAEMKKYIEDLGGKIDREFEISSMERRLESLEKSTTKEAEIV, encoded by the coding sequence ATGAACTCACTTTGGAACAGATTCAAATATTCCGTACAAGCGGATCTTCATACTTTATTCGACAAGAAGGAAAACAAAAACCCCATTGCCATGCTCAACCAATACCTTCGTGAAGCGGAAAAACAGACGGAATCCATCGGCAAATTGCTCGAACGGCAAAGCAAGTTGAAAACGGCGCTTCAGAAGGAGTTGGAAGAAGCCGAAAACATGACAGAAAAACGCCGAAGCCAGCTGGAGCTCGCAAAAGCGGCTGGCGAAGCGGACTTGGTCGATTTTGCGGAAGATGAAGTGCTCGCCTACGAAACAAGGGCGGCGGAGCTTTCCGAAAGCATCTCCGAAACGACCTATGAATTATTGTCATTGGAACGGAAATTCGAGGAAATGAAACATAAAGTGAAAGATATGAAAGTACGCCAACTCCAACTGATGGGGAAAGAGAATGTGACGCGTGCCCACCGGCGGATGGACCAATTCATCTCACCTGGCACGCAAGAGAGCGGAATGGGCTCGACTGCCGAGATGAAGAAATATATCGAGGATCTCGGTGGGAAAATCGACCGGGAATTTGAAATCTCGTCAATGGAACGCCGCCTGGAGTCACTGGAAAAAAGTACGACAAAAGAAGCGGAAATTGTGTAA
- a CDS encoding sensor histidine kinase, producing MKAIIGRGLFLSVLLTGITAVYIYFLLDLPLHDSWSAFYEMQFADVPLGWWILMTTLLLGFGIALWTGVLGRSKEKAMEERLTRLLENEQGEQQNETFTPRIDRAIDSVSTVLQSQRKSLQRITDERAEAQDKLIQERIVQERQRLARELHDSVSQQLFAASMLLSALTEQEEDTESQKPLRQVERIVQQAQLEMRALLLHLRPAALNDKSLAAGLEELLVELKEKVNFNIRYRLEEVTLSKGAEDHLFRIAQETLSNTLRHARATEVDVLFIERDHLAIFRVQDNGVGFKENDGKGGSYGLQNVKERAIEIGGTCKIVSVPSQGTIVEVKIPARKGEEEAYDSDPVSG from the coding sequence ATGAAGGCAATCATCGGCCGCGGCTTGTTCCTGTCTGTTTTATTGACCGGAATCACAGCCGTCTATATCTATTTCCTTCTCGACTTGCCATTGCATGATAGCTGGTCCGCTTTTTATGAAATGCAGTTCGCGGACGTTCCCCTCGGTTGGTGGATTTTGATGACCACGCTCCTCCTCGGCTTCGGCATCGCCCTCTGGACAGGAGTGTTGGGACGTTCGAAAGAAAAAGCGATGGAGGAACGGCTAACCCGACTGCTCGAAAATGAGCAAGGCGAGCAACAGAACGAAACGTTTACGCCACGGATTGACCGAGCCATCGATTCGGTGTCCACCGTTCTCCAATCACAGCGGAAAAGCTTGCAGCGGATTACCGACGAACGGGCGGAGGCGCAAGATAAACTGATTCAGGAGCGGATTGTACAGGAACGGCAACGACTCGCCCGGGAACTGCATGATTCCGTGTCCCAACAGCTTTTCGCCGCATCGATGCTGCTATCCGCTCTCACGGAACAGGAGGAAGACACCGAATCTCAAAAGCCACTTCGCCAAGTGGAGCGAATCGTCCAACAGGCTCAACTCGAAATGCGGGCATTGCTGCTTCATCTCCGTCCGGCCGCGCTCAACGACAAATCGCTTGCGGCAGGCTTGGAAGAACTATTGGTCGAATTAAAAGAGAAAGTGAATTTCAATATCCGCTACCGTCTGGAGGAAGTCACCTTGTCGAAAGGAGCGGAAGATCATTTATTCCGCATTGCGCAGGAAACGCTATCCAATACGCTCCGTCATGCTCGAGCAACCGAAGTCGATGTGCTGTTCATCGAACGGGATCATCTGGCCATTTTCCGGGTGCAGGATAACGGCGTCGGCTTCAAGGAAAATGACGGCAAAGGCGGATCCTACGGTTTGCAAAACGTCAAAGAGCGGGCCATTGAAATCGGGGGTACGTGCAAAATCGTCTCCGTCCCTTCTCAAGGAACGATTGTGGAAGTGAAAATACCTGCAAGGAAAGGGGAAGAAGAGGCATATGATTCGGATCCTGTTAGTGGATGA
- a CDS encoding thiolase family protein encodes MREVVIVEGVRTAVGRRRGSFAGYRADELAAIVLEEVVRRAGVEKGDVEDVILGCVTQYNEQAMNIARTAALIAGFPIHVPGVTIDRQCGSSQQAVHFASQAIASGDMDIVIAGGVENMTRSPMFSNMAEAEPSPKLTEKHEIINQGHSAERIAEKWGFSREDLDRFSMESHRRALEAIAEGRFQDEIVPVEVPQEDGTIRMMQVDEGPREGSTMEVLGGLPTVFDEEGVITAGNASQMSDGASAVLLMSREKAEELGLKPLARIVARSVVGSDPTLMLTGPIEATKKVLLKAGLTIADMDTYEVNEAFAPVPLAWLKETGADPAKLNPNGGAIALGHPLGATGTRIFVSMLNELKRTNGRYGLIAICEGMGMANATIIERLE; translated from the coding sequence ATGAGAGAAGTTGTCATTGTCGAAGGAGTCCGAACTGCGGTGGGAAGAAGGAGGGGAAGCTTTGCAGGTTATCGGGCTGATGAATTGGCCGCGATTGTCTTGGAGGAAGTCGTCAGACGGGCCGGCGTGGAGAAGGGGGACGTGGAAGACGTCATTTTAGGCTGTGTCACGCAATACAATGAACAAGCGATGAACATTGCACGCACTGCCGCTTTGATTGCCGGATTTCCAATCCACGTGCCGGGCGTGACGATCGATCGCCAATGCGGCTCCAGCCAGCAGGCGGTCCATTTTGCATCCCAGGCCATTGCGTCCGGAGATATGGATATCGTCATCGCGGGAGGTGTCGAGAATATGACGCGTTCCCCGATGTTTTCCAATATGGCAGAAGCCGAACCAAGCCCGAAGCTGACGGAAAAACATGAAATCATCAATCAAGGCCATTCCGCCGAGCGGATTGCGGAGAAATGGGGATTTTCACGCGAAGATCTGGACCGCTTTTCGATGGAAAGCCATAGACGGGCGCTGGAAGCAATCGCGGAAGGCCGTTTTCAAGATGAAATCGTGCCTGTTGAAGTCCCACAGGAGGACGGAACAATTCGGATGATGCAAGTTGATGAGGGGCCGCGCGAAGGCTCGACGATGGAAGTGCTCGGCGGATTGCCGACCGTGTTTGATGAAGAAGGTGTCATCACTGCAGGAAATGCGAGCCAGATGAGTGACGGGGCTTCGGCCGTCCTGCTCATGTCCCGCGAAAAGGCGGAAGAGCTTGGTCTCAAACCGCTTGCGCGCATCGTGGCCCGTTCGGTCGTCGGATCCGATCCGACTCTGATGTTGACAGGTCCGATTGAGGCGACAAAGAAAGTATTGTTGAAAGCCGGCTTGACGATTGCGGATATGGATACGTATGAGGTGAATGAAGCTTTCGCACCTGTACCGCTTGCTTGGCTGAAAGAAACGGGCGCGGATCCGGCGAAATTGAATCCGAATGGCGGTGCCATCGCACTCGGGCATCCGCTCGGAGCGACCGGAACGCGGATATTCGTTTCCATGCTCAATGAGTTGAAGCGGACGAACGGAAGATACGGGTTGATTGCTATTTGTGAGGGGATGGGCATGGCGAACGCCACAATCATCGAGCGTTTGGAGTAG
- a CDS encoding response regulator, with protein MIRILLVDDHEMVRIGVSAYLQIQPDMEVIGEAVNGREAVEKALALRPDIILMDMVMPEMNGAEATAAIIREWPEAKIVIVTSFLDDDKVYPALEAGAISYILKTSNAKRIAEAIRETLKGQTVLEPEVTTKMMQKMRSGNEHALHDDLTEREMEILLLLAKGKTNQEIADELFIALKTVKTHVSNLLSKLEVQDRTQAVIYAFQQGLVN; from the coding sequence ATGATTCGGATCCTGTTAGTGGATGACCATGAAATGGTGCGTATCGGAGTATCCGCCTATTTGCAGATCCAGCCGGATATGGAAGTCATCGGAGAAGCGGTCAATGGGCGGGAAGCCGTGGAAAAAGCGCTCGCCTTGCGCCCCGACATCATTTTAATGGATATGGTGATGCCCGAGATGAACGGAGCGGAAGCGACTGCTGCCATCATCCGAGAATGGCCGGAAGCGAAAATCGTCATCGTCACGAGTTTCCTGGATGACGATAAAGTGTACCCCGCCCTCGAAGCCGGGGCTATCAGCTACATATTGAAGACATCGAATGCCAAGCGGATTGCAGAAGCCATCCGGGAAACCTTGAAAGGGCAAACCGTACTGGAACCCGAAGTGACCACGAAGATGATGCAGAAAATGCGATCAGGGAACGAACACGCCCTTCATGACGACCTGACGGAACGGGAGATGGAGATCCTGCTCCTGCTGGCGAAAGGGAAAACAAACCAGGAAATCGCAGATGAATTATTCATCGCCCTGAAGACGGTGAAGACCCACGTCAGCAATCTGTTGTCGAAGTTGGAAGTGCAAGACCGCACACAAGCGGTCATTTACGCTTTTCAGCAAGGGTTGGTGAACTAG
- a CDS encoding lmo0954 family membrane protein encodes MKKFGLIVLGIIAGIVVLTNLGSMLGLAFSVLIAYAGFHHLQKSESTLSKLFWGGVLLIGLLTAITNVPAFFGIIALIGVLYVLRKWKGSENSNVIAETSDPFDNFERQWKEIIK; translated from the coding sequence ATGAAAAAATTCGGTCTCATCGTCCTCGGCATCATTGCGGGGATTGTCGTCCTAACGAACCTTGGATCGATGCTCGGCCTCGCCTTTTCCGTGCTGATCGCCTACGCCGGATTCCACCATCTGCAAAAAAGCGAATCCACCTTATCCAAACTGTTTTGGGGAGGCGTCCTGCTGATCGGCCTGTTGACAGCCATCACAAACGTCCCAGCATTCTTTGGAATCATCGCCCTCATCGGCGTCCTCTACGTTTTGCGCAAATGGAAAGGTTCCGAGAACAGCAACGTGATTGCCGAAACGAGTGATCCGTTCGATAACTTCGAAAGACAATGGAAGGAAATTATCAAATAA
- a CDS encoding MBL fold metallo-hydrolase, whose product MKITPLGIWGGYPKANSATSSFLIEHDRFHCLIDCGSGVLASLQNYLPLNQLDAVVLSHYHADHIADIGSLQYSRLIQFYLGAQNSILPIYGHVYDEDEFAKLTYKEQTMGVGITEADVLSIGPFTVSFCRTVHPVYCLAMKFESGGRSIVLTADTEWCDDLVPFAQGADLLISEANLYEEHVGKAPGHMGGSEAGQLAEQAQVKQLLLTHLPHHGEIQEILSAASSTYSGPVEIAEVGKVYS is encoded by the coding sequence ATGAAAATCACCCCACTTGGCATTTGGGGCGGCTATCCAAAGGCAAACAGTGCGACATCGTCGTTCCTGATTGAGCATGACAGGTTTCATTGTCTCATTGACTGCGGCAGCGGAGTGCTGGCTTCCTTGCAAAATTATTTACCGCTCAATCAGTTAGACGCGGTCGTTCTCAGCCATTATCATGCAGACCATATTGCAGATATCGGCAGTCTGCAATATAGCCGGCTTATCCAGTTTTATCTCGGCGCACAAAATTCTATCTTGCCAATCTATGGCCACGTCTATGACGAAGATGAATTTGCGAAGCTGACGTACAAAGAACAGACGATGGGCGTCGGAATTACGGAAGCAGACGTCCTTTCCATCGGGCCCTTCACGGTGTCGTTTTGCCGGACGGTCCATCCCGTCTATTGCCTCGCGATGAAGTTCGAATCGGGCGGCCGCAGCATCGTCCTGACCGCGGACACGGAATGGTGCGATGATCTTGTACCATTTGCGCAAGGCGCCGATCTATTGATCAGTGAAGCGAATTTATATGAAGAACATGTCGGCAAAGCACCGGGACATATGGGTGGCAGCGAAGCGGGACAACTTGCGGAACAGGCGCAGGTGAAACAATTGCTACTGACGCATTTGCCGCATCACGGGGAAATACAGGAGATTTTATCAGCGGCAAGTTCGACTTACTCGGGGCCGGTGGAGATTGCGGAAGTGGGGAAAGTGTACTCCTAA